A stretch of Cyanobacterium sp. HL-69 DNA encodes these proteins:
- the cutA gene encoding periplasmic divalent cation tolerance protein: MKFKDLGIILVSASSEEEAHKIASILIESQLAACVSFSPVTAVYTWEDKLNCDEEWQLIIKTDLTKFDVIVTKIQEAHSYDIPEIIALPIVKGSSRYLGWMVEELTKEVE; the protein is encoded by the coding sequence ATGAAATTTAAAGATTTAGGCATAATTTTGGTTAGTGCTTCATCCGAGGAAGAAGCTCATAAAATAGCATCCATATTGATTGAGTCTCAATTAGCTGCCTGTGTCAGTTTTTCCCCTGTAACGGCGGTTTATACTTGGGAAGATAAGTTAAATTGTGACGAAGAATGGCAGTTGATTATTAAAACAGATTTAACAAAATTTGATGTGATTGTTACTAAGATTCAAGAGGCACATTCCTATGACATTCCGGAAATAATTGCTTTACCTATTGTAAAAGGCTCTTCTCGTTATCTGGGTTGGATGGTAGAAGAATTGACAAAAGAGGTGGAATAA
- a CDS encoding Mov34/MPN/PAD-1 yields the protein MIKIKNIDLGLIKKEAILHYPYECCGFLIGKKEKEIKVVVRVIPTANDWENQRDLLKEAMDKPDYGMKENFAIAPKTMLQVQKEVRRENLDIIGIYHSHPNHPAIPSEFDRAIAWQEYSYIITSVVEKEIKELYCWQLEENSQFKEETIIIDQ from the coding sequence ATGATTAAGATTAAAAATATTGATTTGGGATTGATCAAAAAAGAAGCAATTTTACATTATCCTTACGAGTGTTGTGGTTTTTTGATAGGAAAAAAAGAGAAAGAAATTAAGGTAGTAGTTAGGGTAATTCCTACGGCTAATGATTGGGAAAATCAACGGGATTTATTGAAGGAAGCCATGGATAAACCTGATTACGGCATGAAGGAAAATTTTGCGATCGCCCCTAAAACCATGCTACAAGTACAAAAAGAAGTAAGAAGGGAAAATCTGGATATTATCGGCATTTATCACTCCCACCCTAATCATCCTGCTATTCCTTCAGAGTTTGACAGGGCGATCGCATGGCAGGAATATTCTTATATAATTACTTCAGTGGTGGAAAAAGAAATAAAAGAATTATATTGTTGGCAACTAGAAGAAAATAGTCAATTTAAAGAAGAAACTATAATTATCGATCAATAA
- the birA gene encoding bifunctional biotin operon repressor / biotin-[acetyl-CoA-carboxylase] ligase BirA, with translation MEEIIIKLSCNTNSRHFNEIRCYIYDIVTSTNIKAWELCKKNIEKPFVVVATQQTAGKGQRGNSWQSSLGGLYLTVVLSPEMVFTNINHLTLFCGVGIAEELNKYNVPIQIKWLNDLILDNKKVGGILSEVSSQNGMINNAIIGVGINWKNQIYLDNSVSLDSYIKKTKNYLINSYNDLLNIIIKGIFTGYNDYIEKGGHIFIDKYNQYLVYQGKPVIYEGIEGFVLGIDENGNLIVKFSSKGASSRVIFSPIEYGITPYNESEISKIFERFT, from the coding sequence ATGGAAGAAATTATTATTAAATTATCTTGTAATACTAACTCTCGACATTTTAATGAAATTAGATGTTACATATACGATATTGTAACTTCAACTAATATTAAAGCATGGGAATTATGTAAAAAAAATATTGAGAAACCTTTTGTAGTGGTAGCAACACAACAAACTGCAGGAAAAGGACAAAGGGGTAATTCTTGGCAGTCTTCCTTGGGAGGATTGTATTTGACAGTGGTTTTGTCTCCTGAAATGGTGTTCACTAATATAAATCATTTAACTCTTTTTTGTGGCGTTGGTATTGCGGAGGAATTAAATAAATATAATGTGCCGATTCAAATTAAATGGTTAAATGATCTAATTTTGGATAATAAAAAAGTAGGGGGTATATTATCAGAAGTAAGTAGTCAAAATGGTATGATAAATAATGCTATTATTGGGGTAGGTATCAATTGGAAAAATCAAATATATTTAGATAATAGTGTTAGTCTTGATAGTTATATAAAAAAGACTAAAAATTATTTAATTAATTCTTATAATGACCTATTAAACATAATCATAAAGGGCATTTTTACTGGCTATAATGATTATATTGAAAAAGGAGGACATATTTTTATAGATAAGTATAACCAATATTTAGTTTATCAAGGTAAACCCGTTATTTATGAAGGTATAGAAGGATTTGTCTTAGGGATAGATGAAAATGGTAATTTAATAGTTAAATTTTCTTCCAAGGGGGCTAGTAGTCGAGTAATATTTTCCCCTATTGAATATGGAATTACTCCTTATAATGAGAGTGAAATAAGTAAAATTTTTGAGCGATTTACATAA